Genomic window (Streptomyces sp. NBC_00102):
ACGTAGAAGTCGGAGGTGGTGCGGGAGATCCGCAGGCCGAATCCGCCGACGAGCACCGTGGCGAGGACGACGAGGGCGACCGCCGCCCAGGAAGCCGTGTGGTCGGGGGCATTCACCGTTCGGGGCGCCCTTCGCGGGGGCGGGCGGGTATGCCGGGCGGGGGGCCTGCGGTGTTGTTCACGGGGCGGGACGGCCTTCCACGAGCCGGGCGAAATCCCGTTCGTTGCGTTCGGCCCGGCGTACGTACCACCAGGCGAGGAGGGTGATCGGCGGGTAGGCGGCGAATCCGAGGGCTGCCCAGACGACCGCCCCGCTGCGCAGGGTGGTGAAGACGAGCGGAAGGGTGCCGGCGACGAGCGCGAGGGCGGTGAAGGCGGTGAGCCCGGCGCGGAGCTGGCTGCGCATCAGCGAGCGTACGTACGCTCCTCCGAGGGCGGTCTGCTCGTCGATCTCGGACTGGGTGCGGTGGCGCGGCAGCGGACGCACCCTCCGGGGTACTCCGGTGACGACCTCGCGCCGGGGCGTGGGCTCTGCGGACATGGGCCGGTAGTTTAGGGGGCGCGGGGTGCGGCTGGGAAGGGGCCTGGTCAGCGGCTCGACTGGCGCATCAGCAGATCGCGCAGGGCGCGGCTGTGGCGGCGGCTGACGGCGAGTTCGGCGCCGCCGATGCGGACGCTCATGGCGCCCGCGTCCAGGCGGAGTTCGTCGATGCGGGCGAGGGCGACGAGGTGGCGGCGGTGGATGCGGACGAATCCCCGGGTGCGCCAGCGCTCCTCCAGGGTGGTGAGGGGAATCCGCACGAGGTGGCTGCCGGTGTCGGTGTACAGACGGGCGTAGTCGCCCTGGGCCTCGGCGTACACGATGTCCTCGACGGGGACGAAGCGGATCACTCCGCCGAGCTCGACCTGCACCGGGTCGCCGCCGGTGTCGTGCACGGGCGCGGTGCGCTCCCCCACCTGTTCCGCGACGCGGCGCACGGCCTCGGCGAGGCGTTCGCGGCGTACGGGCTTGAGCACGTAGTCGACGGCCTTGAGGTCGAAGGCGTGGACGGCGAAGCCCTCGTGGGCGGTGACGAAGACGATGAGCGGGGGCGCGGCGAAGCCGCCCAGCAGCTGGGCGACGTCGAGGCCGGTGAGGCCGGCCATGTGGATGTCCAGGAAGACGACGTCGATGGCGCCGGGGTCCTCGGGTCCCGCGTCGACGGCGGCGCCGATGCGGCGCAGCGCCTCGGTGGCACCGGTGGCGCCTTCGGCACTGTGGATGCGGGGGTCGGCGCGCAGGAGGTAGAGGAGTTCCTCCAGGGCCGGTTCTTCGTCGTCGACGGCGAGTACGCGCAGCATGAGGCCGGAGTGTAGGCGGTACGCGCGCCCCGGCGGACCACGCTCACTTGAGGAAGCGGGAGGTCCTGCGGTCGGCGAGCGGCTTCCCGCCGGTCTGGCAGGTGGGGCAGTACTGGAGCGCGGAGTCGCTGAACGACACTTCGAGCACGGTGTCCCCGCAGACCGGGCAGGGTTCCCCCGCCCGTCCGTGGACGCGCATGCCGCCGCGTTTCTCGGACTTGAGCTTGCCGGCGGCGACCCCGCTGCTGCGCGCGACGGCTTCCTCCAG
Coding sequences:
- a CDS encoding LytTR family DNA-binding domain-containing protein; amino-acid sequence: MLRVLAVDDEEPALEELLYLLRADPRIHSAEGATGATEALRRIGAAVDAGPEDPGAIDVVFLDIHMAGLTGLDVAQLLGGFAAPPLIVFVTAHEGFAVHAFDLKAVDYVLKPVRRERLAEAVRRVAEQVGERTAPVHDTGGDPVQVELGGVIRFVPVEDIVYAEAQGDYARLYTDTGSHLVRIPLTTLEERWRTRGFVRIHRRHLVALARIDELRLDAGAMSVRIGGAELAVSRRHSRALRDLLMRQSSR